A window of Fluoribacter dumoffii NY 23 contains these coding sequences:
- the wecB gene encoding non-hydrolyzing UDP-N-acetylglucosamine 2-epimerase — MLKVMTILGTRPELIKMSRVIAEFDKYTRHILVHTGQNFDYELNQIFFDDLEIRKPDYFLEAIGDTASQAIARIIEKADEVLEIEKPDAVLLYGDTNSCLAVIPAKRRKIPVFHMEAGNRCFDQRVPEELNRKILDHLSDINLVLSEHARQYLIKEGIPAERVIKTGSHMQEVLAHFMPKILSSRILEQLNLQSQRYFLISNHREENVDVPANLQDLLDTLCALAQEYDMPVIVSTHPRTRKRLESLNVGELDPRIQFLKPFGFLDYVKLQMEAFCILSDSGTITEEASLLNLPAVTIRNTHERPEGMDETTLIMCGLKSSSVLNSVRIVVSQHNRTSRTFKVVSDYEGGCVSKKMVRIVTSYVDYVNREVWSK, encoded by the coding sequence ATGCTCAAGGTAATGACCATTCTAGGCACACGACCTGAATTGATTAAGATGTCTCGCGTCATTGCAGAGTTTGATAAATATACTCGCCATATTTTGGTGCATACGGGCCAGAATTTTGATTATGAATTGAACCAGATTTTCTTTGATGATTTGGAAATCCGTAAACCCGATTATTTTCTTGAAGCTATAGGGGATACCGCATCCCAGGCTATCGCGCGAATCATTGAAAAGGCAGATGAAGTCCTAGAAATAGAAAAACCTGATGCTGTGCTTCTTTATGGGGATACTAATTCCTGCCTGGCAGTCATACCTGCCAAACGTCGTAAGATACCGGTATTTCATATGGAAGCGGGTAACCGCTGTTTTGACCAACGTGTTCCAGAAGAATTAAATCGCAAAATTCTTGATCACTTAAGTGATATTAATCTGGTCTTGTCGGAACATGCCCGCCAATACCTCATCAAGGAAGGGATTCCAGCAGAACGAGTGATTAAAACAGGTTCTCATATGCAGGAAGTTCTGGCACATTTCATGCCAAAGATCCTATCGTCAAGGATACTGGAACAACTCAATCTGCAGTCACAGCGTTATTTTTTAATCAGTAACCATCGGGAAGAAAATGTAGATGTTCCAGCCAATCTGCAGGATTTACTGGATACATTATGTGCTTTAGCGCAAGAATATGATATGCCCGTTATTGTTTCAACTCACCCAAGAACACGTAAGCGTCTGGAAAGTCTTAATGTGGGCGAATTGGATCCACGGATTCAGTTTTTAAAGCCTTTTGGATTTCTGGATTATGTTAAATTACAAATGGAAGCTTTTTGTATCTTATCGGATAGCGGTACGATTACAGAGGAAGCTTCTCTCTTAAATCTTCCGGCGGTAACGATCCGCAATACCCATGAGCGTCCTGAAGGGATGGATGAAACCACATTAATTATGTGCGGGCTTAAGTCTTCGAGTGTCCTCAATAGCGTACGTATCGTAGTTTCCCAGCATAACCGGACTTCCCGGACTTTTAAAGTGGTTTCCGACTATGAAGGGGGATGCGTGTCGAAAAAAATGGTTCGCATTGTGACGAGCTATGTTGATTATGTTAATCGAGAAGTCTGGTCAAAATAG